One genomic region from Quercus robur chromosome 4, dhQueRobu3.1, whole genome shotgun sequence encodes:
- the LOC126720785 gene encoding protein CYSTEINE-RICH TRANSMEMBRANE MODULE 6-like, with translation MSHYDQQQAPVAYPPPVTAYPAQRTYVAPPPPIGYPTKVDSGYPQYTAPIETTTRGDGFWKGCIATLCCCWICESCCF, from the exons ATGAGTCACTACGACCAACAACAAGCACCTG TGGCATATCCCCCACCAGTGACAGCATATCCAGCACAGCGTACTTATGttgcaccaccaccaccaattgGTTATCCCACCAAGGTCGACTCTGGCTATCCCCAATACACTGCTCCAATAGAAACTACAACAAGGGGTGATGGATTTTGGAAAGGATG TATTGCTACCCTGTGCTGCTGCTGGATCTGTGAATCGTGCTGTTTCTGA
- the LOC126720784 gene encoding protein CYSTEINE-RICH TRANSMEMBRANE MODULE 6-like has protein sequence MSHYNQQQAPVAYPSPVTAYPAQPQGPYVAPPPPIGYPTKVDSGYPQHTAPIETTSRGDDGFWKGCCAALCCCWVFDVCCC, from the exons ATGAGTCACTACAACCAACAACAAGCTCCCG TGGCATATCCCTCACCAGTGACTGCATATCCAGCACAGCCTCAAGGCCCTTATgtagcaccaccaccaccaattgGTTATCCCACCAAGGTTGACTCTGGCTATCCCCAACACACTGCTCCAATAGAAACTACAAGTAGGGGTGATGATGGGTTTTGGAAAGGATG TTGTGCTGCCCTGTGCTGCTGCTGGGTCTTTGATGTGTGCTGTTGCTGA